ggtgaggaggggacgctttttgcaaatttgcgaaatcagcctatggaatatccacggacgtgtcatatttacatctatgctgaacaagatttatgatgaaatattattaaattttgtgtgcttttcttctaattaggtccatttgcttcagtttagataaaaaatgtcataaaaaattatgttttaaaaaatgcttgtatgctagtctatgaccgtgtggcttcctcgtcttcgtcggcagttgattcatccgaattttcgtcgaagacaacatttccaggattagggacaaaaTCTCTGATAAGTGGTTAAGAAATGTTAAGAAATTAaactacattgatttattaattataggctattggatgtcaaacatttgccgGTCATGTTTTACtcttagtcttagaggaaacctacaGCAACAAGGAATTTTTATGTCataatgcacttttccacacaggacagcatataccatggtctttgatatactagatATGGTTCACTGGTTAGGATGgaggaaaaaacaatcagacaATTAATCCGTTGcggtggtttgatcctatgatgcCAGCACTTCAGACAAGCTCTCTactaactgagctagatctcgaCCCATCAACCATACAACAAATTAACTCAAATatctacatcatcatcatcataatgttAATGgtacaaaactgttttaaacCTTTTATTTATTCCTCATTGAGTGAATAACATTCTTAACAATGTCATGTTTATGAATAGCTTTGGAGTACGTACCTGTGCACCAGCTTTGATTTGTTCTACTAGATGTCTTATCACAGCGTCCGTGATAATTTTCAGTAACTTCTCACCAGCCTCAGGAAACTCGACCAGAAATCTCCTTGTCTTGTTAGGATTCGGACCGGCTCCCAGGTTTTCAATCATGTACTTCATCAAGGTCCACTGCAATCATAACAAAAACCTTATTTAAACCTGGaaaaaacttgagtgttttctcttttacctgtcctcaaacaagtgcactccCCTCCCTACGGCTAGTAGTCTGGTTCGAACATCCCAAAAGCCAATTACAGAAACTTTAACCAAACCTTAGTTCTAAATGAGCTTATCTTGCCCTGTGGTCACATTCATAGAGCTGAATAAAAGTTAGTAAATGCATATACCCCACATGCTAAATAATCCTGACAACTTGAATTAGGTGTGTAATGTGAGCCCAAAGAAGTTTATTCACTGCATctcactttaaaacattttcatagtGATTTAAAAACACTATTGCTGAAATTAATTTTAGCTGAAACATTTTCATTAGGCCTAAAAAAAAGATGTGTGTTTCCAGTTTCCCAACCTATCATAATTTTATGTAGcgaccctgaaatgttttgaagccaaacaaaattttaaaaaaattataaacctGATAGTTTGCAATCAGCGAACTATATTCGGAACACCTCAGCTGATTATGGTTTCTCGGTTTGATTTGactgctaaaaaaaaacagaaaagaaaaaagttcctACATACCTTATTTTTTTCAATGATAAAATCTGAAGCACACATATTTTTGTTAGGCTGTATTGctaataattacataatttagCCAATTTTGTAGCTACAGTTATTTTGTTTCAACAAGGGTGAGACCTGTGTTTATAGTAAGAAGTAAATGACTTACTGGCGCCCCGCTGAAACCGAACAGTGGAACCTGACCCTCCAGTGTTTTCCTCGTCAATGTGATGGCTTTGTACACATAGCCCAGCGTCTGCTGGATGTCAAAGTCTGGATTCAGACGGGCCAAGTCATCCGGTGTCTGGATAGGTTTCTCAAACACTGGTCCCTGCCAAACAGAATCatattatgaaaataaacatttttctttgtaAAAATGTAATCATATTAGCTTAgttaatacatacatgcaaaGGCATGCaatagcatacatacatacacacacacacacacacaaatcagtTAAaagaatgaaagttaaagtttgtctttTAAGGTCACCACTGAAGCacacatttggtacttttgataccagtcatggtgcactggcttgaaaataaatagccaaataggcccaccgacaggactTGATCCCAGGCAgatcacgcatcaagtgagtgcttaaCCACTGGGTTACACCCCTTCCTTACATGCAGgcaaagacatacatgtatagtattgcatacacacacattagttCAAAAGAATGAATGACATACTGAAAGAAGAAAACATACCGTCCCAGGATCATTGGCAGTTTTCAAGCCAAGGGCAATGGGAATAACGAGGATGTCCGAAAAGATGATGGCTGCATCAAGAGCAAACCTTTTGATTGgctgaaaaaacccaacaacaaaacaaataacatttactgcaatttaaaatatgttgtatacTCTTGATGCATATTCTGAAAAAAAGCatatatctttttctttttccaatatgtacataatttagatatgttttgagaaaaaaattcttatattcttatattttttaaattacatgtactattttTTTGGTTTACAGAACATCAATAGAAGGGATAGTTTTTGGGGCTTTAAACTTTATCCAAGTCATGGTAATAATTAGAAATGACATGCTGACCACTAGTCAATCTACTTTAGATTTCCCTAAAATATAACGGATTGTCTTAAAATTAATCTTTTTACAATTTGTTGTAGGGTTTTTTagggtatacatgtatgtctggaCAGGGATACTTTtggaatttattattattacttttgacAAATATAAAAGGAACACAAGATTAACTGCTGATCTGTCACAGCAGGCAGATGCAGAAACCCACCTGAATGGTTAATTCACATACAAGCTGTGGATTGCGACATGTCTCAAAAAATCCCCTCGCGCCTTTTGCTTGACCATACTCTGAAATTAATTGTAGAATCCATCACATGAACATCAACAAATGATCATTCCAGACTGAATTAagcagtttattttttaattttgtatcttTTCAAAATGAACATATTTGTACAAGTAGGtgtcaattaaaatgtttaaaaaaatgttctCTATATGTACAGATGCACTGTGTTTATTAtgttcaggggtgggaattaatgaactgtaaaaaagaggaaatctagaggggtccgggAAATTCCTgcaatcctaggttaaaatctgtgccatctgacacatgttggaaacaaaaataattaaaatttgagGAAACCCAATGTTTCATGAGGAAAACTGTGGatctgaggagaattcccacccctgtacGTTTCAAAATAGCATCTTTCTAAGCAGTGTAATCACTCAGTAATGTATCACTTCACTGATGCATTAGCcattgtttgacattcaatagccaatgcatTTTAcatgctgaggtatcattaaacattcattcattcactgggTAATGTATCTGTTAAACAACAAGCACAAAAAGCCCAGTTGTACAATCAGGGGtaggaattggtgaactgtaaaaaagagaaaatcgACAGGCATCTGGGGgcaaggacgattaaaatgcgaggtaacgcaatgttccatgagagaaAAAACGTGGATCCAAGGAGATTTCCCACCCCTGACAATTCATGATTTCTTGTCTTTAATGTTGATTCGTGAACATACTAAATCAGGTTACAGTTGTTCTGAGGTCAGAACAAATCACTTAGTATGTCAATGAGCTCACCTGGCAGGTAAAAAAAAGCTAACCTGGCAGGTATCTTCCggcctgtctcattaaccacaCTGGCACACGTTCTGTTTGTTCACCACGAGCTGCCCGCAGAATCAAGTCATTCTGAAGAGGGGGAAAAtcctgaaatatatttcaaatttttaaTAGTGTTAAATACTGTCAATTTtgaacatttttcaaaattttaattgtcatCAAGTCTAATAAACAGAAAGTTACCTGCATCTAATGGGATACACCTTCAGTTTGATAATTTATGTGTTCACATATGTAGGGCTACAtgtagctctggcactcgccaaattcgccaattttgaattttaaaggcagttggtgaattttattttagtttggcaaaataatttcatgtaataactcactttttttaaagaaaataactgacaatttctgcaattttttaagtttaatagacaatttggcgaattgttttgctcaccaAGAGCTAGCTCTGCATATGACATTAAATGTATATGGCGATGACTAGAACAAACATTTCAAGAAGAAACCAGACAGCTATTACAAATAGTCAGCAGGGTGGGTTAGTTCTATTTTAACTTGGTGAAACAATGCATGtttttactgatattttgttggaaaataacctAGTGTTTGCAGTGTTTTAAgtctaataaataatttggtaaaatgttCAATGAATTATTCCaaaaaatattaactgtaattgttcctccagtttaaaaaatagacCCATGTAAGTATGTTGGAGTTTTCATGTCTACATAGAGAAAACAAATAGTAAATAGttattttggaaaattataaCTTACACAGTCAGACATCATGATGAAATTCCACCAAATACAcaaaactaattattacatACACAGTCAGACATCATGATGAAATTCCACCCAATACAcaaaactaattattacatACACAGTCAGAcatgatgatgaaattccaccCAATACCcaaaactaattattacatACACAGTCAGACATCATGATGAAATTCCACCCAATACAcaaaactaattattacatACACAATCAGACAACATGATGAAATTCCACCCAATACAcaaaactaattattacatatagtcAGACATCATGATGAAATTCCACCCAATACAcaaaactaattattacatACACAGTCAGACCACATTACAACAACCACgttcgtccctgggtcactttgtcattatatcgaaattgccattataaaattttgttttgtttaatgacaccactagagcagattgatttattaatcatcggctattgggtgtcaatagtagcaagggataatttatatgcaccatcccacagacaggatagcatataccaaggcatttagtataccagtcatggtgcactggctggaatgagaaatagcccaatgatcccACCCATGGGGATCAATCACAGACCGTCATTAAAtgccaagtatattattattaatcaaagcGGCCAAATGAATGCGTATACTGCCAACGTGCTACggcatctgtgattatgtaattttgttgtaaagaggtgtttttagATGTCGCGTGcatgtttgttcctaatttgctctggtATGAATTctggtgtaatgaacagaataacaatGGTGTATGTTCGTTCCAGACAACTTGTGGTTGGATGGTGTAAATGATGCCATAACCATCATAACCACGATTGTTGTAACGATGtccgatataatatatatatatatatatatatatatatatatatatatatatatatatatatatatatatatatatatatatatatatatatatatatatatatatatatatatatacatacacatatatatacacacacatacagtcagacctcgatACAACGACCATCGTTACTACAACATTTACACCATCTGACCACAAATTGACGGGAACGAacatacatcagtgttattctaTTCATTACATCAGAATTCACACCTTCTAACACCAACAGAGCAAATTGGGAATAAACGTGCatccgacgtctgaaaacacctctttacaacattacataatcacagatgccGTAGCACGTCGGCAGTACACACAGCTGTTTGTCATTCTTGATTTCGCTGAGAGCCGacagtgtcacatgatgtcCGAGTTACCGATGTCGGCTAAATCTGTAGATATGtattgcttttaaaaataagtCTTTAGTcaaaggattaacttcgaacaataagTCTACTAGTTTTATGACAATTTGTAAATGAAGTAGGTACCAATCGCCTAGATTGACAGTaaatcagggttgaaaattagcagtcacccgtggcgacctttattggctacgggtgactaagaattttacaaaggtagttcATTGGGTGACCATCGAatttagggtctggcgagtatggtaccagttgaaaaagaaacacactgaaactgaatcgaatgtgacaaaacaaactatatagaTCTCGCagcagaagacagaaaatgttctatatttttacagcatcaaaataatgaataaagataacattcatataaaaatatattaatatattatttttaaatgttttttatgatggtatgggtttaaaacatattatttttaaatgttttttatgatggtatgggtttaaaacttaataaattaatatgtttttatatgaattttatctttattcattatgttggcactgtcaaaatatagaacatgttctatgtatCCTGCTGCCAGATCTATAGTTTGTGCCAACATAGACGCGGTGTcatttgtcacattcgattcagtatcagtgtgtttcttttttaactagtaccatactcaccagacactaaaatcgatggtcgcccaacggactacctttctaaaattcttagtcgcccttagccaataaaggtcgccacagGCGACCAggcaactgctaattttcaaccctcaataacatgtttttatatgaattttaacttcattcattatgaagttaaacacCAATCAGTTTTCTTTTGACGCAAATAGACTATATACAGTGAGcatatggttattattcaataaagaacattttaattttgattttggctgtatgttaaacttcaatgtgataattgggagagctagttgaatttgagaagggccagtaagatttctCTTCAAATGGCCTTGCTGGCAACCATGATTTTCATGTTAAGTTTCAACCCTGGTAAATGCGCcttgattaaagggacacaccctagttacggctagttgttaaccattacggcattgtttttcgctattaaacccttttttcacaaataaaattgcactttacttactgtttattatttagaatatatatttccattcacctgaagtgttttttggtaatcctggtaaccctggtgtttgtaataccacaaaatgcatttttcgtatttctgaaaaacggacgcacgtttgagaaaaaaccgttgagcagacaaggtctaatctatttttagacgggatatttccatttcaatgtcacagacgttggtataccacgtgaccgttatcattttggttcggtttgttttctcgtgcacggttcgcgcattcaacatccgatttgttgttcatttgtgagattcttcttcacagttcgtgaacattttcagtaacaataaagttcagacaagtaagtatctcaatacaaaacgttacaaacccttaaaaccaataattttgctaagtcctacgatatctggagaggggatacaaccaggacagaacagttggaacatgtccaggagaggtgaaaagaacgcaccccaagtctgtgaaatttctcgtgacgtaggcattgttgtgcttcgagtgacatctaccggtgacatcagaatactaactttcaaaattatttcaagcaattgggacatggggattcccatggtatttatcgatataaaacctgctttttcactccatttgataaaaacatgatctaagtgtgttacaggtttgtagattaaccaaattataatttaatttcgctggatggaactagggtgtgcggctttaataataatatacttagtaTTTAATAATGGTCTATGATCCATCGCcatcgttgggcccattgggctatttctcattccagccactgcactagtatattaaatgatgtggtgtgtgctatcttatctgtgggatggtgcatataaaatatcccttgctattatcgacacccaatagcccatgattaaaaaatcaatgtgctctagtggtgtcattaaataaaacacatatttATAACGGCAATTTCGATATAACAGCAAATGACCCAGGGACGAACGTGGTTGTGGTAATGAGGTGTGACTGTATAAATGCATATCTGCACTTTCCCAAATGGCAAAactacattaaaattatattaattacacCAATTGCATGACTTGTTTGTGATGGGAGCATCTCCAAGCAttgcataatatttttttttttttttttttggggggggataTGGTCTAGTATTATGAAGTGTTACTGGGGGAGGGaagtgtctaattttgacaaaaatagtattacataatatttgaacagTTGAACGACCCCTAGCATGTTATTCACTTATTGGACGAATTTACTGACAGTAATTTCAGTCAGTCTTCAACCTTGAGTATAATATGTGTGTATAGGAAAGAAACTGTCATAGTAAAACTTCAAGCGTAAATAAGCAGTGGATGCTATTTCAATATGCAACGGTTTTCGATACCAAACGCATTtcgatctaaaaaaaaacctgggtTTTATTTGTCTTGAtgtcacatttatttgtttggCCTCATATGAATTACGCATAGACCAATAGTAAAAATGATAGTTAATATAACACTACAGCTGTGCCCATGTCTCATACATTGACTGAAAATTTACCGCTGCACATGGAAACGTGGAAGTCGCCATTCTTCTAATTCTGTATTCTCATCCACTAGTCTGGAGCACTCACAATAGAAAagtaaaataatcaaataaagtTTAAGATATTTCGTGCCATATGAATTACACAAGGTCATTCATGTTCACGGGTTACATATACTGGCCAAGAAGTATAGGCTAATAGATAGCTgaaaaataacataacataacctTGGCCAACGTGAATGAACAACCGTTAACATGAGGGAGAAACTAATTGTTCTGATAATCACCAACACTACATGAATAACCAACAGTAATTGACATTTCatggtatatatttgtatttagaTTATGGTACAGATATACGATTTACATGTTCATTATATACCGCTGCACATGGAAAGACCTACATAGTTACTGATTATACTATCCATGTAAGTGTAGTCCTATACTTCAGTGGCTGTTTTATAATGGTAGGCTAATCGTGTAATTggactaaataaatatttttgtacttgaaataatatttgacgtatatttattaaatgggTTATAATAATCGCCTTTTCATAAATGACCACTGTTGCACATTACTGCATCCAGATAGGATTGCTAATACCAGTATATTTTTTCCATGCATGTTATATACGGTGGCTTCCGCGAACATTACAACCTGAAGgaggaaatacatgtacaaagatAAAAAGTAGCAGCCGACCGGAGTTTGTACTCAGAATTTGAAGATGTGGGTTAATTTAGAAACAAGTTGATTTACTTTGTTAATTTGTTCTAGTAATTTGATGTATTATGATGAAtgtgtatgttttcatttattttttaaaagtttcatCACAGATTTATCATGAAAAAAGGTTTGACAGAATCAGAACTGGCGTTAGTTATAGCtcagagttatctcccttgcaCTGGGCGTTAGTCAGGATTGCTCCTATTTGAGGTagcagaccacagttatttgtgaatcttcagctgagatttatgtaTACCAGCCCAGGGCATCCTAAATGCCTACcagtggtttaaaaataaagaaagatactgatatttttagtctcaaggaaattacaaaaagggtcataattataaagaggacttcatttaaattcattttaaatacttttagttaaatgtttgtgttactttcatcataatgaTAAATGATGATAATGTGTCCAAACTGCATTATTTGgggtgcatttttgacaatgttcacacccatacaaactACACCCAAGCGGGAGTTGGCAGATATCActtatatttatggaaacttcgCTCATCAAACCATACAAAAACtgtcatttgaataaaggtttggctattaacctttagactactggattaatttttaacaaaaaccacgttgagtgggtacaagtttataatttttactcacatatattcacttaaatattttataaatacatgaaataaagttcatatatgaatcggtaagtattattttcgtgtctttttttttgtaatttttattatttttgatcggctaatggtgattaaaattaggcaaaaaactgaaaaagttccgtttacttacgggcatttgtggccatctgtccagtatttatgtccattattcctgataacagtggttttctgaccagaatttttttttaaacccgaactacgattcatattgcaatatttggtaattttcgttgttggtaaatcgatcaaatttattatcaaattagctgtcacaatcagatATCGATCCCAGAAAATTACCGCgacatgccgccattgttgttaagcgaaaatacttgccgaaatttcaaggtattttcaattgaaaaaatcaaaacaaaagccactattttgaaaaaaaatcttttttctttaattatatttccgtttccggtgagtgtcgtgtgcaaaatggcgggaaatatgaattggggaatgcactgtatacagtgcacagtatatcgactgatgtgacgtcgggcgagatatctcgcctgcagtacttaGAAggttaaatatttgaaaattacccaaaattATCACGCCCCACTTTTTTTACTAGGAAAACTCAGTGTATGAGTAACAAGCCCCATTACAGCTAAACCGTTTGCATTACTGGTGATTggtttgtcattttttaaaataactccttgtctatcactaagcttaagaatttacttcctatttaaaaattaataaaattagccttcaaacatggatctgtgTGAAACCAAAAAGCAAACTCTTTGCACGCTGGGGTACACAGGGAGCTAACAGTATACTGCTACCTGAACTGTTTTTAatctttagactactggattaatttgtGACAAAATTCACTTTGAGTTGgttacaagtttataatttttactcaaatACTGTAGAACATGAAAGTTTTGCGAACAACAAAGTATTGCAAAAACTGCGAACAACTAATCATCGCAGTACTTTATACACGCAATAATATAGCGACTTTACTAACAAATAGAACAACCAAATTTGTTCAACTACATAGATTTATTGCATATCACACTATCAttcaatgaacaaaacaaaacaggaatCATTGTCAATCACCATGTGTAATTAGCAAACACTAATGTTTATTTTCCGAGTAAAATTCACACCACTGCAAGCAGACCTGATGATCGCCAGCCACGCATAACGGTTTCTTTATCTTTTGATAACTTGTCAATGCATGCCACAATCCACCGGGCGTGAAACGGTTTGATCAAACTGATTCTTAAGTCAACAGGCttgttggtgtgtttttttatgttcttGGCCACAATGTCAGCATACCACTCAGTAAATTTTTCCTTGATTGCTAATTTAAACTCTGCATTCACTGATAAATCCATGGGCTGCAGCTCACCGGTGCAGCCAGCCAGGACAAATCACACTTCAAAGGACCGTTTTCGTAGCAGGTCTAAAAATGATTGACATCTATGGGCTGCAAATACATCGAAGATTGCCAATGTTTATTGTCTTGGAGTACCAGCTAAGGTCGCAATACTTTTCGTGTAAGCTACATCTGATGTCGCAATACTTTCTACATGCAGTTTGGGCTACTGTTGGCATATCACAATACATTAATGGCGCAATACATAATGGATCTATagtattcacttaaatgttttataaatacataaaataaagagcatatttgaatcagtaattgttatttttgtgggtttttataatgtttatgatattttagatcagttaatgttgattaatatTAGGCAAAAAAAAGAGTCATGTTTACTTACAAGTATTTGTGGTCAGCtatccagtatttatgtccattattgtAACTGATTTTCTGACTAgaattgtttggttttttttaagcAAACTGATTCATATT
The sequence above is drawn from the Gigantopelta aegis isolate Gae_Host chromosome 6, Gae_host_genome, whole genome shotgun sequence genome and encodes:
- the LOC121375053 gene encoding uroporphyrinogen decarboxylase-like isoform X1; amino-acid sequence: MATSTFPCAADFPPLQNDLILRAARGEQTERVPVWLMRQAGRYLPEYGQAKGARGFFETCRNPQLVCELTIQPIKRFALDAAIIFSDILVIPIALGLKTANDPGTGPVFEKPIQTPDDLARLNPDFDIQQTLGYVYKAITLTRKTLEGQVPLFGFSGAPWTLMKYMIENLGAGPNPNKTRRFLVEFPEAGEKLLKIITDAVIRHLVEQIKAGAQIVQVFDSLAGEMGPTLFTKYELPCLREIAYRVKDKLTTLGITPVPMVVFAKDAHFAIEQLSSIGFDVVSLDWTMQPTHCRRLAGSSVTLQGNLDPVILFTKEDEIRKEVKEMLQKFGTQRYIANLGHGVMKETNPDTVGIFVDAVHSLSEEINKQS
- the LOC121375053 gene encoding uroporphyrinogen decarboxylase-like isoform X2 produces the protein MCSGKFSVNDFPPLQNDLILRAARGEQTERVPVWLMRQAGRYLPEYGQAKGARGFFETCRNPQLVCELTIQPIKRFALDAAIIFSDILVIPIALGLKTANDPGTGPVFEKPIQTPDDLARLNPDFDIQQTLGYVYKAITLTRKTLEGQVPLFGFSGAPWTLMKYMIENLGAGPNPNKTRRFLVEFPEAGEKLLKIITDAVIRHLVEQIKAGAQIVQVFDSLAGEMGPTLFTKYELPCLREIAYRVKDKLTTLGITPVPMVVFAKDAHFAIEQLSSIGFDVVSLDWTMQPTHCRRLAGSSVTLQGNLDPVILFTKEDEIRKEVKEMLQKFGTQRYIANLGHGVMKETNPDTVGIFVDAVHSLSEEINKQS